One Prevotella intermedia ATCC 25611 = DSM 20706 DNA window includes the following coding sequences:
- the rpoC gene encoding DNA-directed RNA polymerase subunit beta', with amino-acid sequence MAFKKDNKVKSNFNKLTIGLASPEEILENSFGEVTKPETINYRTYKPERDGLFCERIFGPTKDYECACGKYKRIRYKGIVCDRCGVEVTEKKVRRERAGHIELVVPVAHIWYFRSLPNKIGYLLGLPTKKLDSVVYYEKYVVVQPGVVEGMKHPDTGEDLNGSHKLDLLSEDEYLDILDNRLPEGNEKLENSDPKKFIAKMGAEAIYDLLTNIDLDRLAGELRDRATTDSSQQRKAESLKRLQVVEAFRQSEGINRPEWMIMKIVPVTPPELRPLVPLDGGRFATSDLNDLYRRVIIRNNRLKRLIEIKAPDVILRNEKRMLQEAVDSLFDNSRKSSAVKSESNRPLKSLSDSLKGKQGRFRQNLLGKRVDYSARSVIVVGPELKMGECGLPKLMAAELYKPFIIRKLIERGIVKTVKSAKKIVDRREPVIWDILENVMKGHPVLLNRAPTLHRLGIQAFQPKLIEGKAIQLHPLACTAFNADFDGDQMAVHLPLSNEAILEAQVLMLQSHNILNPANGAPITVPSQDMVLGLYYITKIRPGAKGEGLCFYGSEEAIIAHNEGRCDLHAQVKVIVDDLVDGKLQKRMVETSVGRVIVNQIIPTEVGFFNGIISKKSLRGLIADVIKCVGMARACAFLDGIKNLGYRMAYTAGLSFNLGDIIVPEEKVDIVSKGQAEVDQVKANYEMGFITDKERYNQVIDAWTHVNNNLKASVMKHMIEDDQGFNAVYMMLDSGARGSADQIAQLAGMRGLMAKPQKAGAEGAQIIENPILSNFKEGMSVLEYFISSHGARKGLADTAMKTADAGYLTRRLVDVSHDVIITEEDCGSLRGLECRALKNGDEVIASLYERILGRVSVHDVINPSTGELIVAAGEEITEGKAKIIDESPLEMVEIRSVLTCESKRGVCKKCYGRNLATARMVQMGEAVGVIAAQAIGEPGTQLTLRTFHAGGIASNAAANASIVAKNDCKIEFDELRTVPFIDDEDRECQKVVSRLAEIRFIDINTGIVLLTEGVPYGSVLYFKNGDKVKKDDLICRWDPFNAVIVSEYAGVLRLHDVVEGVTYKAETDDATGLTERIITESRDKSRIPTVDVVRPGAKKGADGQYAAEDVFGTYNLPVGGHLEQIVQDGAEIKTGTTLVKIPRSVGGAGDITGGLPRVTELFEARNPSNPAVVSEIDGEVTMGKVKRGNREIIVTSKTGDQRKYLVSLSKQILVQEHDAVRAGTPLSDGIITPADILSIKGPTAVQEYIVNEVQDVYRLQGVKINDKHFEIIVRQMMRKVRIEESGDTAFLEQELVDKLDFLEENDRIWGKKVVTDPGDSENCYKGQILSVRKLRDENSNLKRRDLKLVQVRDAVQATATQMLQGITRAALGTKSFMSAASFQETTKVLNEAAIRGKSDDLEGMKENVICGHLIPAGTGLRQWQKLIVGSKEEHNRLEANKKSIIDFADKENAEA; translated from the coding sequence ATGGCTTTTAAAAAAGATAATAAAGTTAAGAGTAATTTTAACAAGCTCACCATTGGACTTGCTTCCCCAGAGGAAATTCTCGAAAATTCATTTGGAGAAGTAACCAAGCCAGAAACGATTAACTATCGTACCTATAAGCCCGAACGCGACGGCTTGTTCTGTGAGCGCATCTTCGGTCCTACAAAAGATTATGAATGTGCCTGTGGAAAGTACAAGCGTATTCGTTATAAAGGCATCGTCTGCGACCGTTGTGGTGTAGAAGTTACAGAGAAGAAAGTGCGCCGTGAACGTGCTGGACATATCGAACTCGTTGTACCAGTAGCACATATTTGGTATTTCCGCAGTCTTCCAAACAAGATTGGTTATTTGTTGGGACTTCCAACAAAGAAACTCGACAGCGTTGTATATTACGAGAAGTATGTTGTCGTACAGCCTGGTGTTGTAGAAGGTATGAAGCACCCCGATACGGGTGAAGACCTGAATGGTTCTCACAAGTTAGACCTTCTCTCTGAAGATGAATACTTGGATATTCTCGACAATCGCTTGCCAGAAGGCAACGAGAAGTTGGAAAACTCTGACCCAAAGAAGTTCATTGCAAAGATGGGTGCAGAGGCTATCTACGATTTGCTTACCAATATAGACCTTGACCGTTTGGCAGGCGAACTCCGCGACCGTGCCACAACTGATTCAAGTCAGCAACGTAAAGCCGAATCCTTGAAGCGTTTACAGGTGGTAGAAGCATTCCGCCAGTCGGAAGGCATCAACCGTCCTGAATGGATGATTATGAAGATAGTGCCTGTTACGCCACCAGAACTTCGTCCGTTGGTACCGCTCGATGGTGGTCGCTTTGCTACTTCCGACTTGAACGACCTTTATCGTCGCGTAATCATTCGTAACAATCGTTTGAAGCGACTTATCGAAATCAAGGCACCAGACGTTATTCTCCGTAACGAGAAGCGTATGTTGCAAGAGGCTGTAGACTCGTTATTCGACAACAGCCGCAAGTCATCAGCTGTCAAGAGCGAAAGCAACCGTCCTTTGAAGTCGTTGTCAGATTCACTCAAAGGTAAGCAAGGTCGTTTCCGTCAGAACCTTCTCGGTAAGCGTGTAGACTATTCAGCACGTTCTGTTATCGTTGTAGGTCCTGAATTGAAGATGGGCGAATGCGGTCTTCCTAAGCTTATGGCAGCCGAACTTTACAAGCCATTCATTATTCGTAAGCTCATCGAGCGTGGTATTGTGAAGACCGTGAAGAGTGCCAAGAAGATTGTAGACCGTCGCGAACCAGTTATTTGGGACATCTTGGAGAACGTAATGAAGGGACACCCTGTGCTCCTCAACCGTGCTCCTACGCTCCACCGCCTTGGTATACAGGCTTTCCAACCTAAGCTTATCGAAGGTAAGGCAATCCAGCTTCACCCATTGGCTTGTACAGCGTTCAACGCCGACTTCGATGGCGACCAGATGGCTGTCCACCTCCCATTGAGCAATGAGGCTATCCTCGAAGCACAGGTGTTGATGCTCCAAAGCCACAACATCTTGAATCCAGCTAACGGTGCACCTATTACCGTTCCTTCTCAGGATATGGTGTTGGGTCTCTACTATATAACTAAAATCCGTCCAGGTGCTAAGGGTGAAGGCTTATGCTTCTACGGTTCGGAAGAAGCCATTATTGCACACAACGAAGGACGTTGCGACCTCCACGCACAAGTGAAGGTTATCGTTGACGACCTTGTTGATGGTAAACTCCAGAAGCGTATGGTTGAAACATCTGTTGGTCGTGTTATCGTCAATCAGATTATCCCAACCGAAGTAGGCTTCTTCAATGGCATCATTTCTAAGAAATCGCTACGCGGACTCATTGCCGATGTTATCAAATGCGTAGGTATGGCACGTGCTTGTGCTTTCCTTGATGGTATCAAGAACTTGGGTTACCGTATGGCTTACACCGCAGGTCTTTCATTTAACTTGGGCGATATTATCGTACCAGAAGAGAAAGTCGATATTGTGAGCAAGGGTCAAGCGGAAGTAGACCAAGTAAAGGCTAACTACGAAATGGGTTTCATCACCGATAAGGAACGCTACAACCAAGTAATTGACGCGTGGACACACGTAAACAACAACTTGAAGGCAAGCGTGATGAAACATATGATTGAGGACGACCAAGGTTTCAACGCCGTTTATATGATGCTCGATTCAGGTGCCCGTGGTTCTGCCGACCAGATTGCACAGCTTGCAGGTATGCGTGGTTTGATGGCTAAGCCTCAGAAGGCAGGTGCTGAAGGTGCACAGATTATTGAGAATCCTATCCTTTCTAACTTTAAGGAAGGTATGTCGGTGCTCGAATACTTTATTTCTTCACACGGTGCCCGTAAGGGTCTTGCCGATACTGCTATGAAGACTGCCGATGCAGGATACCTCACTCGTCGTTTGGTAGACGTTTCTCACGACGTTATCATTACCGAAGAGGACTGTGGCTCTCTCCGTGGTCTTGAATGTCGTGCGTTGAAGAATGGCGACGAAGTCATTGCTTCTCTCTACGAGCGCATTCTCGGTCGTGTATCTGTACACGATGTCATCAATCCTTCTACAGGCGAGCTCATAGTAGCCGCAGGCGAAGAAATCACAGAGGGAAAGGCTAAAATCATTGACGAATCGCCACTTGAAATGGTGGAGATACGTTCTGTGCTCACGTGCGAAAGCAAGCGCGGTGTATGTAAGAAGTGCTATGGCCGCAACCTTGCCACCGCTCGTATGGTACAGATGGGCGAGGCAGTAGGTGTCATTGCTGCACAGGCTATTGGTGAACCTGGTACGCAGCTTACCCTTCGTACTTTCCACGCCGGTGGTATTGCTTCTAACGCTGCAGCCAATGCCTCTATCGTTGCCAAGAACGATTGCAAGATAGAGTTCGACGAACTCCGTACCGTTCCATTTATTGACGACGAAGACCGCGAGTGTCAGAAGGTTGTCAGCCGTTTGGCAGAAATTCGCTTCATCGACATCAATACAGGTATTGTCCTCCTGACCGAGGGCGTTCCTTATGGTAGCGTGCTCTATTTCAAGAATGGCGATAAGGTGAAAAAGGACGACCTCATTTGTCGTTGGGACCCATTCAACGCTGTTATCGTCAGCGAATACGCAGGTGTGCTCCGTCTGCACGATGTAGTAGAAGGTGTTACCTACAAGGCTGAAACCGACGATGCTACTGGTCTTACTGAGCGTATTATTACCGAGTCGCGCGACAAATCACGCATTCCAACAGTCGATGTTGTACGCCCAGGTGCCAAGAAGGGTGCCGACGGACAGTATGCAGCAGAAGATGTGTTCGGAACTTACAACCTCCCTGTGGGTGGTCACTTGGAGCAAATTGTCCAAGACGGTGCGGAAATAAAGACAGGTACAACCCTCGTTAAGATTCCACGTTCCGTAGGTGGTGCGGGTGATATTACGGGTGGTCTCCCACGTGTAACCGAGCTGTTTGAAGCTCGTAACCCTTCTAACCCTGCTGTGGTTTCTGAAATCGATGGTGAGGTAACAATGGGTAAGGTGAAGCGTGGTAACCGCGAAATCATCGTTACATCGAAGACAGGCGACCAACGTAAGTATCTTGTTAGCTTGTCAAAGCAAATCCTTGTTCAGGAACACGATGCTGTGCGTGCGGGTACTCCACTTTCTGATGGTATCATAACTCCTGCCGATATTCTTTCTATTAAGGGTCCTACGGCAGTACAAGAGTATATCGTGAACGAAGTACAAGACGTTTATCGCCTCCAAGGTGTGAAGATTAACGACAAACACTTCGAGATTATCGTTCGCCAAATGATGCGTAAGGTTCGTATTGAAGAGTCTGGCGATACCGCATTCCTCGAGCAGGAACTTGTTGATAAACTCGACTTCTTGGAAGAAAACGACCGTATTTGGGGCAAGAAAGTTGTTACCGACCCAGGCGATTCAGAGAATTGCTACAAGGGACAGATACTTTCTGTACGCAAGCTGCGCGACGAGAATTCAAACCTCAAACGCCGCGACCTCAAGCTCGTTCAGGTACGCGATGCCGTTCAGGCTACTGCTACCCAGATGCTCCAAGGTATTACACGTGCTGCCCTCGGCACAAAGAGCTTTATGTCGGCTGCTTCCTTCCAGGAAACAACCAAGGTGCTCAACGAGGCTGCTATCCGTGGCAAGAGCGACGACCTTGAAGGAATGAAGGAAAACGTAATCTGCGGACACCTTATCCCAGCAGGTACTGGTCTTCGTCAATGGCAGAAGCTCATAGTAGGTTCTAAAGAAGAGCACAATCGCTTAGAAGCTAACAAGAAGAGCATTATCGACTTTGCTGACAAAGAAAATGCAGAGGCTTAA